From the genome of Clostridium sp. BNL1100, one region includes:
- a CDS encoding putative manganese-dependent inorganic diphosphatase: protein MKDIIYITGHKNPDTDSICSAIAYAELKKRHAAHAVPIRIGDINKETEFVLKYFGVEVPEYRETVRTQISDLDIDVISPVSEDISIKAAWSIMVKNNVKVLPVADVKGKLTGIITLSDITGSYLDALENNILCASGTPCRNIMDTLAAKLVCGNEEEFKSAGKVVIAAMAPEDMIPFVDKGDIVLVGSRKDSQLKAIEIGASSLIITCGATADEEVIRYAEEKGCIVMDTYYDTFTTARLINQSIPVSHIMTKEQLISFNINDYIDNIKDKMLKTRYRSYPVVDDNGIIKGFISRYHLITQRRKKVILLDHNERAQTIDGIDQADILEIIDHHRIGDIQTGYPIFFKNDAVGSTSTLIANMYFENGMNPSKSVAGLLCAAIISDTMKFKSPTSTYADELAASRLAKIADINIDEFATSLFKANASLQGMTPQTILDYDFKDFVFNKYKIGIGQINSSDSEGLHKIKDELLKHMRTVLENKDYNLILLLVTNIIKEGSELLFVGDDHAALMEKAFNIKTGENSAFLKGVVSRKKQVVPQISSTIQRESI from the coding sequence TTGAAAGATATAATATATATTACCGGACACAAAAATCCGGACACAGACTCAATATGTTCAGCTATTGCTTACGCAGAATTAAAAAAAAGACATGCTGCCCATGCAGTTCCCATTAGAATAGGAGATATAAACAAGGAAACAGAATTTGTACTAAAATATTTTGGAGTAGAGGTACCGGAATACCGTGAAACAGTCAGAACACAGATTTCAGATCTAGATATTGACGTAATAAGTCCTGTTTCGGAGGATATATCCATTAAGGCAGCTTGGAGCATAATGGTCAAGAATAACGTAAAAGTTCTCCCTGTAGCAGATGTTAAGGGGAAGCTTACCGGTATAATTACACTGTCCGATATTACCGGAAGCTATCTGGATGCACTTGAAAACAATATTCTATGCGCCAGCGGAACACCTTGCAGAAATATAATGGATACACTTGCTGCAAAGCTGGTTTGCGGAAATGAAGAAGAATTTAAATCCGCGGGTAAGGTTGTGATAGCGGCTATGGCACCTGAGGATATGATTCCTTTCGTTGATAAAGGAGATATTGTTCTGGTGGGAAGCAGAAAGGACAGCCAGCTAAAAGCCATAGAGATTGGTGCAAGCAGTCTGATAATTACCTGTGGCGCAACGGCGGACGAGGAAGTAATACGGTATGCCGAGGAAAAAGGCTGCATAGTAATGGATACCTACTACGATACCTTTACTACTGCAAGGCTTATCAACCAAAGTATTCCTGTCAGTCATATCATGACCAAGGAACAACTAATCAGTTTCAATATCAATGACTATATAGATAATATCAAGGATAAAATGCTTAAAACCAGATACCGTAGTTATCCTGTGGTTGACGATAATGGTATTATCAAGGGTTTTATTTCAAGATATCATCTTATTACACAACGTCGAAAAAAGGTAATTCTACTTGATCATAATGAAAGAGCACAGACCATTGACGGTATAGATCAGGCGGACATACTTGAAATCATAGATCACCACAGAATAGGCGATATTCAGACCGGATACCCTATATTCTTCAAAAATGATGCAGTAGGAAGTACTTCTACATTGATTGCAAATATGTATTTTGAAAACGGAATGAATCCGTCCAAAAGTGTAGCAGGTCTTTTATGCGCAGCCATTATATCCGATACTATGAAATTTAAATCCCCCACAAGCACATATGCAGACGAGTTGGCTGCAAGCAGGCTTGCAAAAATAGCGGACATTAATATAGACGAATTTGCAACATCTTTGTTTAAAGCAAACGCATCCCTTCAGGGAATGACTCCCCAGACAATCCTTGATTACGACTTTAAGGATTTTGTATTCAACAAATATAAAATCGGAATAGGGCAAATAAATTCCAGCGACTCTGAGGGTCTTCACAAGATAAAGGATGAATTGCTGAAGCATATGAGAACTGTTCTGGAAAACAAGGATTACAACCTGATTTTGCTATTGGTTACAAACATAATAAAAGAAGGCTCAGAACTTCTGTTTGTAGGAGACGACCACGCTGCCCTGATGGAAAAAGCCTTTAATATAAAAACAGGGGAAAACAGTGCTTTCCTAAAAGGTGTAGTTTCCAGGAAAAAACAGGTTGTTCCGCAGA
- a CDS encoding HAMP domain-containing sensor histidine kinase produces the protein MRHDKISIKYKIFLYLTAFVAVMLILLWLFQIVFLDDFYKQIKIHSIKSMAETIENNVDSENFQELLDSLSQEEDACIKILDDSGKTKYSVESRPDCIIHKLPPSELFRLYSSAEQNGGTYLEVFPMDKVMERRVPAGYPFTNGFAPPGNLPGNMIYVKIVNSGNGAHIIVMLNSTITPVNATVNTLRIQLVWVTGITLLLALLMGLFISKKVSDPIIKINSSAKELAKGNYETTFHGRGYLEITELNDTLNYAAKELSKVEGLRRELIANISHDLRTPLTMITGYGEVMRDLPGENTPENVQIIIDEAIRLTTLVNDILDISQLQSGTRKINVETFNITESIRRILQRYNKLIEQEGYRIEFRSDKDIWVNADPVKISQVIYNLINNAITYTGADKTVTIIQSSTPDGVKVEISDTGEGISEEMLPLIWDRYYKIDKAHKRATIGTGLGLSIVKSILDMHGAEYGVESKLGKGSTFWFELTLNKNIEL, from the coding sequence TTGAGACATGACAAAATAAGCATAAAATACAAGATATTCCTTTACCTTACAGCCTTTGTCGCAGTAATGCTCATATTACTATGGCTGTTTCAGATAGTTTTTCTTGATGATTTCTACAAGCAGATAAAAATTCATAGCATTAAGTCAATGGCTGAGACTATCGAGAATAACGTAGACTCCGAGAATTTTCAGGAACTTCTTGATTCATTATCCCAAGAGGAAGACGCCTGCATAAAAATATTGGACGACAGCGGAAAAACAAAGTATTCAGTAGAATCCCGGCCGGATTGTATTATACACAAGCTGCCGCCCTCTGAATTATTCAGGCTTTACAGCAGTGCAGAACAAAATGGCGGCACATATCTGGAAGTATTCCCAATGGATAAGGTAATGGAAAGGCGTGTCCCTGCAGGCTATCCATTTACCAATGGCTTTGCACCTCCGGGAAACCTACCGGGTAATATGATTTACGTTAAAATAGTAAACTCAGGAAACGGGGCACATATCATTGTAATGTTGAATTCAACTATAACTCCCGTAAATGCCACAGTAAATACATTGAGAATCCAGTTAGTATGGGTTACCGGAATAACCTTGCTGCTAGCTTTGTTAATGGGGCTTTTTATTTCTAAAAAAGTTTCTGACCCTATAATCAAAATTAACAGCTCTGCAAAGGAACTTGCAAAGGGAAACTATGAAACTACATTTCATGGTCGGGGATATCTGGAAATAACTGAGCTTAACGACACTCTTAATTACGCTGCAAAAGAACTCTCAAAGGTGGAGGGTTTGCGCAGAGAGCTAATTGCGAATATTTCCCATGATTTGAGAACTCCTCTTACTATGATTACGGGGTATGGTGAGGTTATGCGGGATCTTCCCGGAGAAAATACACCTGAAAATGTTCAGATAATAATTGATGAAGCAATAAGGCTAACCACACTTGTAAATGATATTCTGGATATATCCCAGCTTCAATCAGGTACCCGTAAAATCAATGTTGAGACATTCAATATTACGGAAAGTATTAGAAGAATACTTCAAAGGTATAATAAACTTATTGAACAGGAAGGCTACAGGATAGAATTTAGAAGTGATAAGGATATATGGGTAAATGCTGATCCGGTTAAAATTTCACAGGTAATATACAACTTGATTAATAATGCCATAACATACACCGGGGCAGATAAGACGGTTACAATTATTCAAAGTAGCACTCCCGACGGTGTGAAGGTTGAAATTTCAGATACAGGAGAAGGTATATCCGAAGAAATGCTTCCCCTCATTTGGGACAGATACTACAAGATTGACAAGGCACATAAGAGAGCAACAATCGGAACAGGCCTGGGACTTTCGATAGTAAAGTCAATACTGGATATGCACGGAGCCGAATACGGAGTGGAAAGCAAGTTAGGTAAGGGAAGCACTTTTTGGTTTGAATTGACATTAAATAAAAACATTGAGTTATGA